One window from the genome of Sphingomonas lacunae encodes:
- the gatA gene encoding Asp-tRNA(Asn)/Glu-tRNA(Gln) amidotransferase subunit GatA — MTNLTDLGIAAIRDGVRDGSFSAVEVATAFNAAVDGADALNAFIVKTPEHALAAAKAADDARAKGETLGAMAGVPIGMKDLFATQGVQTTAASHMLEGFVPQYESTVSAKLWAAGAGMLGKLNLDQFAMGSSNETSYFGNVISPWRRNNGDTAPLAPGGSSGGSSAAIAARLCPAATGTDTGGSIRQPAAFTGISGIKPTYGRCSRWGIVAFASSLDQAGPMARDVRDCAIMLEAMAGFDPKDATSLDMAVPQWEAGLNADLKGKRVGIPKEYRVDGIDADIARVWDDGIKWLKDAGAEIVDISLPHTKYALPTYYIIAPAEASSNLARYDGVRYGLRDLPQGAGLQDMYAATRAAGFGPEVKRRIMIGTYVLSAGFYDAYYTQAQKVRALIARDFEQAWNSCDVILTPTAPSAAFGLGDKTADPLSMYLNDVFAVPASLAGLPAMSVPGGLDAQGLPLGLQIIGRAFDEQGVLNAGLAIEQRSGFNARADKWW, encoded by the coding sequence ATGACCAACCTGACCGACCTTGGCATTGCCGCGATCCGCGATGGTGTGCGCGATGGCAGCTTTTCGGCTGTCGAGGTGGCCACCGCTTTCAACGCTGCGGTGGATGGCGCGGACGCGCTGAATGCCTTTATCGTCAAGACGCCGGAGCATGCGCTTGCTGCTGCCAAGGCTGCCGACGATGCGAGGGCCAAGGGTGAGACGCTGGGCGCAATGGCCGGCGTGCCGATTGGCATGAAGGATTTGTTCGCGACGCAGGGCGTGCAGACCACGGCGGCGAGCCACATGCTTGAGGGTTTCGTACCCCAGTATGAATCGACCGTGTCGGCCAAGCTGTGGGCGGCGGGTGCCGGGATGCTGGGCAAGCTCAACCTCGACCAGTTTGCCATGGGGTCGTCGAACGAAACGAGCTATTTCGGCAATGTGATTTCGCCCTGGCGTCGCAACAATGGCGATACGGCTCCGCTGGCGCCGGGTGGATCGTCGGGTGGCTCGTCGGCGGCGATTGCCGCACGGCTGTGCCCGGCGGCGACCGGTACCGACACGGGCGGGTCGATCCGCCAGCCGGCGGCCTTTACCGGCATTTCGGGTATCAAGCCGACCTATGGCCGCTGTTCGCGCTGGGGCATCGTCGCCTTTGCTTCGAGCCTCGATCAGGCCGGGCCGATGGCGCGTGACGTGCGCGATTGCGCGATCATGCTCGAAGCCATGGCCGGCTTTGACCCCAAGGATGCGACCAGCCTCGACATGGCGGTGCCGCAGTGGGAAGCAGGCCTGAACGCCGACCTCAAGGGCAAGCGCGTTGGCATTCCCAAGGAATATCGCGTTGATGGCATCGACGCCGATATCGCCAGGGTGTGGGATGATGGGATCAAGTGGCTGAAGGACGCGGGCGCGGAGATCGTCGATATCTCGCTGCCGCACACCAAATATGCGCTGCCGACCTATTATATCATCGCCCCGGCCGAAGCCTCGTCGAACCTCGCCCGCTATGATGGCGTTCGCTATGGCCTGCGTGACCTGCCGCAGGGTGCGGGTTTGCAGGACATGTATGCGGCGACGCGGGCGGCGGGCTTTGGCCCCGAGGTCAAACGGCGCATCATGATCGGCACCTATGTGTTGAGCGCGGGCTTCTATGACGCCTATTACACGCAGGCGCAGAAGGTGCGGGCGCTGATCGCCCGGGATTTCGAACAGGCCTGGAACAGTTGCGACGTCATCCTGACGCCAACCGCGCCGAGCGCGGCATTTGGCCTCGGCGACAAGACCGCTGATCCGCTGTCGATGTATCTCAACGACGTGTTTGCGGTGCCAGCGTCGCTTGCCGGCCTGCCGGCGATGTCGGTACCCGGCGGACTCGATGCCCAAGGGTTGCCGCTGGGCCTCCAGATCATCGGCAGGGCATTTGACGAGCAGGGCGTTCTCAACGCCGGCCTCGCAATAGAACAGCGCAGCGGCTTCAACGCGCGCGCGGACAAGTGGTGGTAA
- the gatB gene encoding Asp-tRNA(Asn)/Glu-tRNA(Gln) amidotransferase subunit GatB, giving the protein MSNYRIKGETGEWEVVIGLEVHAQITTQAKLFSGAATAFGAEPNTQVSLVDAAMPGMLPVPNRECIRQAVRTGLAIEAEINQWSRFDRKNYFYADLPQGYQISQLYHPLVGEGSLTIEADEKAGIPEAKRIGIERIHVEQDAGKLMHDQHPSMSFVDLNRSGVALMEIVSRPDMRSPAEAGAYVRKLRSILRYVGSCDGNMEEGSMRADVNVSVRKPGEEFGTRTETKNVNSVRFVMAAIEYEAKRQIELIESGGTVVQETRLFDPDKGVTRSMRSKEDAHDYRYFPDPDLLPLVLDDAFVAECRASLPELPDAKRARYEGAGISAYAAGVLTAEVEAARWFDALLDTGAKPVAAANWVTSELFGALNRLGREISDSPVSPTQAAELLALVDDGTLSGSLAKQVFEKMLETGDTAGVIVERDGLRQTSDTGAIEAAVDEVLAANADKVEQYRAGKEALFGFFVGQTMKAMGGKANPKMVNEVIRAKLG; this is encoded by the coding sequence ATGAGCAACTATCGTATCAAGGGCGAAACAGGTGAGTGGGAGGTCGTCATCGGCCTCGAAGTCCATGCCCAGATCACCACGCAGGCCAAGCTCTTCTCTGGCGCGGCCACCGCTTTCGGGGCCGAGCCCAATACGCAGGTGAGCCTCGTCGACGCGGCGATGCCGGGGATGCTGCCGGTGCCGAACCGTGAATGCATCCGCCAGGCGGTGCGCACGGGTCTCGCCATCGAGGCCGAGATCAACCAGTGGAGCCGGTTCGACCGCAAGAATTATTTCTATGCCGACTTGCCGCAGGGTTACCAGATCAGCCAGCTGTATCATCCACTTGTTGGCGAAGGCTCGCTGACAATCGAGGCGGATGAGAAGGCGGGCATCCCGGAGGCGAAGCGCATTGGCATCGAGCGGATCCACGTCGAGCAGGACGCCGGCAAGCTGATGCATGACCAGCATCCGTCGATGTCCTTTGTCGATCTCAACCGGTCGGGCGTGGCGTTGATGGAGATTGTCAGCCGGCCGGACATGCGCTCGCCGGCGGAAGCGGGTGCCTATGTCCGCAAGCTGCGTTCGATCCTGCGCTATGTCGGTTCGTGCGACGGAAACATGGAAGAAGGCTCGATGCGTGCCGACGTCAACGTTTCGGTGCGCAAACCGGGCGAGGAATTCGGGACGCGGACCGAGACCAAGAACGTCAATTCGGTGCGGTTTGTCATGGCGGCGATTGAGTATGAGGCGAAACGCCAGATCGAGCTGATCGAGAGCGGCGGCACGGTGGTGCAGGAAACGCGGCTGTTCGATCCCGACAAGGGCGTGACGCGGTCGATGCGATCCAAGGAGGATGCGCATGACTATCGCTACTTCCCCGATCCCGACCTGTTGCCGCTGGTGCTCGACGATGCCTTTGTCGCCGAATGCCGGGCGAGCCTGCCCGAGCTGCCCGACGCCAAACGGGCACGGTACGAAGGCGCAGGCATAAGCGCCTATGCTGCGGGTGTTCTGACGGCGGAAGTCGAGGCGGCGCGCTGGTTCGATGCGTTGCTGGATACAGGCGCCAAGCCTGTGGCAGCCGCCAACTGGGTAACCTCCGAGCTATTCGGCGCGCTCAACCGGTTGGGCCGCGAGATCAGCGACAGCCCGGTGAGCCCGACGCAGGCAGCCGAGTTGCTGGCGCTGGTCGATGACGGCACCCTGTCTGGCAGCCTTGCCAAGCAGGTCTTTGAGAAAATGCTGGAAACCGGCGATACGGCTGGGGTCATTGTCGAGCGCGATGGCCTCAGGCAGACAAGCGATACTGGCGCGATCGAGGCGGCGGTTGACGAGGTGCTCGCCGCCAATGCCGACAAGGTCGAGCAGTATCGGGCGGGCAAGGAAGCCCTGTTCGGATTCTTCGTGGGGCAGA